GGAAGATCAGTCTCAGATGCCGATTCAGGATAAAAAAGAAATGAGCGAACATATTGATATTGCTGCCGGAAAAATTGCCAAGATCAAAGGATATGAAGCTTTATTTGAAAAAGCTTTTGGTGATAAAATGGTCACTAAAGATAAAATCGCCAAAGCCATTGCCACTTTTGAACGTACCATTAAAAGTCCGCCAAGTAAATTTGATCAGTTTATTGATGGGAAAGAAGATGCTTTTACCGATAATGAATTGATGGGACTTCATTTGTTCAGAACCAAAGCGCAATGTATCAATTGTCATAATTCAGGATATTTTTCCAATAATCGTTTTGAAAATACAGGAACTTCTTTATTAGGATCGAAACAGGAAGATCTGGGAAGATATTTAGTAACCAAAAACCCTGAAGATGCCGGAAAATTCAGAGTAACTTCGCTTCGTGAAATTACCAGAACCGGTCCTTGGATGCATAACGGAGCATTTATGACGATGGTAGATGTTATTCAATTTTACAGCAAAGGAAATCCCGAGCCTCCTAAAAAACGCTCAACGGTTTATGAAGGTGTAACTTTACATTCTGAAAAATCGCAAATGCTGAGGTTGTTGGAACTTACAGACGAAGAAGTTGCCCAGTTAGAAGCTTTTTTAGGTACTTTATCTACAAAAACTCAAAGAATAACGCCGCCGCAATTGCCTCAGTAGTTTTCAATAGGTTCTGTTTTTAAAAAGCATCAAAAAGGGTGGGGTTCATTACTTCGCTGCCGATCTGATCTGGAATTTACCATATAAACACCCGTAAAATACGGTTAAAATTTTTTGTCGAATCTGCCTTCAACGATATTTATGATTTCTTCACCTGCATAACGGTTTAGTTTTAATTCAAATGTTCCGGAAACTATTTGGTTTTCAAGATCAAGACGGGTGATTTTAAGTTTACAATCGTATTTGTTATTATAAAAAATATCATCAAAACTTCGCGAAAAATAAATGGTATTATCGCTTTCTCCATTATTGGGAGTGATGGTGTATGTTTTATTTAATTCAAAATGATCAACCTGATAATTGATGTATATGCTATTGTTATCCTTAATTCCTTTTAAATAAATTCTTATATAAGTTCTATCTTTAATTTTCTCACAATAGGTGTGAATTCCAGGACCGTCATTGGTGTAGTTTTTTGTAGCAACCCATACTTTTCCGTCAATAATAGCACCTCCGGTTCTCGCTCCGGTCTGCGTTGCGGCAGGTAAAGTATCTGTATCTACATTTTTATCGTAATCACGATGACAAGAAGTGAAAATTGAAAATATAACGAGTAATATATAGATATTTTTCATATTGATTTCAGTTCAAATGGTTTTTATATAGTTTGTTTTTCAAAGATATAAAAAAGAGCAAAACTTCATTTTATTTGAAATTAAATTTTAATGAATTCTCTATTTTCCAGTGAAATAATTAATTTTGTTGTAGTTTATGCGAAAAGAAAATTCTACCAATTCGATGAATGAAAAAGCACTGCAAAATTTTTGCAATGCTTCTAAAACGTTAATGATGATCAGCGGTCGCTGGAAACTTTCGATTTTATTTAAATTGCTTGATGAAAATATCAATTATTCTGAATTTAAAGTTCTTTTACCGGAAATTAGTGACAGAACACTTTCTAAACAGCTGAATGAAATGATTCAGGATGAATTGATTTCCAAAGAGAAAGATAAAACCTCTTCCATTTATTCACTCACGGAAAAAGGGAGAAAATTACAACTTGTTTTGTCTTCATTATCAGATTTTCAGAAGTAAAATTTTAGCCAAAATTCACATTTTCTAAAAATTCAATCACTTCGCCATTCGGGCTGTAGACCAAACTGTTTTTTACATTTACTGATTTGTTTTTATTGATCAGATCCAATTGAAATACACCTTCGCTAAGATCTTTTGCTCCGTATTCCAGCGCTTTTGTTCTTGCAGATTCGGCATCTTTCACCATAAAACAGATGTGAAGTAAAGCATTTTCAGTATATTCTTCATTTTCCAGCCGCCTTCTTCCCTGTGTTGGCATTTCTGCATTTTTATCACATATTTCCAAATAATAATTGATTTTTTGATGATGAAGCATAGCACATTTTTCAAGATTAAATTCCGGTAGCGACCAGCCATGAACAACTTCAAATCCTAATTTTATGTAAAAACCAATCGTTTCTTCAAAATTCTGAGCTTTGATGGATACATGGTGAAAGGCGGTAATATTGTCTGATAATTCCATTTTTATATTTAAATTTTTATCAAAGGTAAAAAGCGAAATATTCTGATGAAAGGACTTACAAAATTGTTAGTTCTCGGTTTGTTAATTTCGAAAAGGAAAGAATTTCATCTTAATTATAAAAAATAAGTAAATTGTACATGAATCTTTATAAAATGATCTTACGAAAAATTACAATTGCAACATTCTCTGTATTAAGTATTTCCTTTTTTGCTCAAACTAAAAAAGAGATGTCAAAGCTTATTCAAAGTGAATTTGAATGGGCTGATAAGCAGTATAAATATTTAATGAAAACCGTTCCCGAAGATAAGATGCCTCAGTCTTTTAAAGACGGAAAGCTGATTACTAAAGATATTTCGTGGTGGTGTTCAGGATTTTATCCGGGCTCACTTTGGATGATCTACGAGCAGACGAAAGATCCGGAAATCCGAAAAGAAGCGGAAAAAAGGCTAAAAATGATTGAGCCTAATAAAACATTTACCCGCGATCATGATTTAGGCTTTATGATGTTCTGCAGCTTCGGAAATGCGTATAGAATTACAAAAAATCCTGAATATAAAAATATTATTCTTACCTCTGCCGAGTCCCTTTCAACAAGATTTCGCCCGAATATGCAAGCGATTTTATCGTGGGATAAAATGGCTGATTTCAAAGGCCCTGTGATTATCGATAACATGATGAATCTTGAAATGCTGATGTGGGCGTCCCAAAATGGAGGCTCTAAAAAGCTGGAAGAGGTGGCCGTTACACATGCCAATACAACGATTAAAAATCATTTCCGTCGGGATTTCAGTTCGTATCATGTCATTGATTACGATGTGAATACGGGAGATGTTTTAAACAAAAAAACATTTCAGGGATATGCCGATTCTTCGGCTTGGGCGCGCGGACAGGGTTGGGCTTTATATGGCTACACCATGATGTATCGGTTGACGAAAGATAAAAAATATGTAATGCAGGCTCAGAATATAGCGAAATTTATTCTTAATCATCCTTCGATGCCTGAAGATAAGATTCCGTACTGGGATTTTGATGATCCTAAAATTCCGAATGTTCCGAGAGATGCTTCAGCAGCAGCAATTATTGCTTCTGCGTTGCTTGAGCTTGGGCAATATTCAAATGGAGAAGAAAAGCAACATTATATTGATACCGCAAAGCAAATTATTGTGAGTTTATCCGGTGAAAAATATCAGGCAAAACTGAATGAAAATGGTGGATTTTTATTGATGCACAGCACAGGAGGATTGCCATTAAATTCAGAGATTGATGTTCCGCTGATTTATGCAGATTATTATTTTCTGGAAGCTCTAAAAAGATATAAAGATTGGTATTTATAGAGGTTTCGGGCAAACCGAAGATTTGCCCGAAACTCATTTTCAATTAATCTCCAGGCTTATGAACATGAGGTTTTAATTTTGGATGCTTAGGTCGAGTTTCTGGATTTACTCTTGACCTTTCATCAGGTGTTCCATCTTTTTTCTTTGGTTTGGGGCCTGTTTTGATTGCTTCAATTGTATTCATAAATTAAAATTTTGTATTACAATCAAAAATATTTAAACCATTTGTTTGCACCTTACGGAAAACCATAATCTATTTATATTACCATTCGTTCAGTGAAATAACTTCCGCCTGTTTCGGGAAAACTTTTTCCATTAAAACCTGATGAACTTCCGAATCGCTATCAGTGCAACAATCAGAGATTACAGTTAATTCAAAATCTTTGTCTGCCGCTTCTCTCACGGTTGAGAGCACAATCCCACTTGTTGCGATACCGGTTAAAACCAAATGCTGAATATTCATGCCTCGAAGAACAACTTCAAGATCGCTTCCGCTGAAAGCGCTCACACGGCGTTTGGTAACGATAATATCATCTTTTTCCACCTTTAAATCGGGATGAATCGTAGACCAGTCGCTCATATCAACATTTGCCAAATGTTTTTTGAATTCTGAGAAAATCTTATTATTCTCATTCACTTCAGGAATTCGGTTTCTGAATCCCAACACCACAAAAATAACCGGAATACCTTCTTCGCGGGCTTTTTTAATAGCTTTTGCTACATTGTTTACAAGGTTTGAAGAATCTTCTACGCGGTTTAAGATAGATAACTGCATATCCATTACCAGCAATGCTTTGTTCATAGTTCTATTTTTTAGATTATATTTTATTGATAAATTCTTCTTCGGATTGATCTAATAATCCCTGATCTACAGGTTTTGCTTTTGCTTTTTTAAATAATAAATTCCTGAAAAACAAGGCAATTAAAATTCCGAAAATTCCTTCAATTAACAATGTTTTTTGTGCTCCGATTCTTTCAGAAACAAAACCTGTCAGCAAACTTCCCAATGGAAGCATACCAAATATCGCGGTAAGCAGGATGCTGATGGCACGCGAACGCATTTCAGGAATCACCTCAGATTGTACGATAATATTACAGGTTGTAAACTGTGCTACTGCCCCGAACCCTGTAACTGCTGCGAAAAACATGGAAACATAAAAATTGGTAGTGTAAGAAAAACAAATCAGTCCAATGCTGAGGATAATCGAGCTCAGAATCAGAATATTTCTCATGGAAGTTCCTTTTTTTAATGAAGCTAAAATCACTGTTGCCAATACAGCTCCGGCTCCGATAAAGCTCGAAATATAACCGAAAGTCTGGGCATCTCCATTAAAAATTTCCTTTGCATACACGGGAATCAGCGTGTCATAAGGTAAAATGAAAAGTCCGGTAATACACAGCATCACAATCACCCACATAATAGAGGGTTGCTGCTTAATATATTTAAAACCTTCTGCCAATTCGGTAAAAGTTCCTTTTTTTATTGATTTTTTAGGAATGGTTTTAATTTTCATAAAATAAATAGAAGCCATAACAGCGGCAAAGCTTCCTGCATTGATCAGGAAGCAGGTTCCGGCTCCGAATTTCTGTAAAATAATTCCCGAAAGAGCAGGACCTAATAATTTTGCAAGACTTGCCATCGCAGCGCTGAGGGAAAGAGCACTTTGTAAATCGTCATCATCTTCGACGACTTCATTGATCATCGATTGGCGGGCAGGAACATCATAAGCATTAATAATTCCGAGGAAAACACTTAAGATTAAAAAGCTCCAGATATTCTGATGGCCTGTCATCACTAAAAAAGCCAATATTGAAGCCTGAATTAATGATAAGATCTGAGTGATCTGAACAATTTTGTAACGATTGTAACGGTCGGCTGCAACACCTCCGAATGCAGAAAATATAAACGATGGAAACTGTTCTGCAAAAATAGTCAATCCCAACATAAACGCAGAATGGGTCATGCTGTAAATCACCCAAACCACAGCAGTTCGTTGCATCCAGGTTCCAAACTGGGAAACGGAACGTCCGAAAAAGTAAAGGGTATAATTTGTACTTCTAAATGCCTGAAATGTACTGATATTAGAAATTTTGCTCATAATAAAAAGATGATTTGACAAATAATGTAAAAGTGTCAAATTTTAATTAAATTTTTTTAACTAATATGTTTAATAACCATTGAAGTTAAAGTATTTACGGTATCCTGCAGATTTTCAAAATTATTTTTCAAACCCATTTCACGCCTTATTCCGCGGATGCTGCTCAATAAAATAAAAATAATAGTTTCCTGTTCTTTCATTGAAACCTCCGGAATATTTTGAGTATTGATACTTTCTGAAAATGCTTTGAACAAAAGATTTCCTTCCGCCGTCATCAGTCGTTGATGAACTTCTCTGATAACTTCCGTGTGTCGCGATTTTTCTTCCGCATTCATTCCTGCTTCAATTGCGATGAAAAATGAGGTTCTTTCCTCAGAGGTTTTAATTTTAGTCATACAAAAAGCCTGAACTTTCTCTTCAAAAGTCTGCTTTTTATTCATATTAAAATCAATTTCAGAAATCACTTCTTTCACTAAATTATCCAAAACAGCCTGAAAAACTTCTTCGCGGTTTTTGAAATAGTAATAAATGGAAGTTCTGCTTTTGCCGATGGCTTTGGAAATATCATCCATGGTCACTTTTTTCATTCCAAACTTCAGATACAGCGCTGAAGCTGTTTTCAGAATTTGTGTTGAAAGCTGATCTTGTTCTGTGCCGGATGACATTTATTATAATTTGAATGCAAAATTATAAAATATTTGACAAAAATACAAATAATGTCAAATTGTTTTTAGTTAAAATTTTATGGCATGATAATAGGTTGATTTTACATACACAATCACCAAAATTAGTATAATATGAAATCAAAAGAAGCTTTTAGAGAAAGTCTTATAGGAAAAACCGTCGTGATAACAGGAGGAACCAGTGGAGTAGGACGTGCTACTGCTGAAGCCTTTGCATTGGAAGGTTGTAATATTATTATTGCCGCAAGAGGGCAGGAAGCACTTGACGAGACCGTTGCCTTATGCAGAGGCTTAGGAGTGGGCGCGAAAGGAATTCCGACTGATGTTTCTATTGCTTCCGATGTTCAGAATCTGGCGAATAAAGCTTTGCAATTTAACGGAAGAATAGACATCTGGGTGAATAATGCAGGCGTAATGTCGAGCGGGAGATTTGAAGAAATACCCATGGACATCAATGAGCAGGTGATCAAAACCAATCTTTTTGGGTATATGCACGGAGCCTATAGCGTATTGCCGATTTTCAAAAAGCAAGAAGACGGAATTCTGATCAATAATGTTTCTATTGGCGGATTTATGCCTGCTCCCTACAGTGCAGTTTATTCGGCTACAAAATTTGGAATCCGCGGGATGATGGAGTGTCTTCATGGTGAAATTTCAGATTTTAAAAATATTCATATCTGTAATTTGTATCCACAGATTCAACGTTCCACAGGAAATATGCACTCAGCGAAATTTTCTGGATTAGATTTTAAAATTCCTCCATTTGCAGCAGATCCAAGAGATACCGCTGCGAAAATTGTGGAACTGGCGAAAAATCCAAGAAAAGATCTGTTTCCGGATTTTACGTCACTGATGCTTAAAAATATATACGGATTATTTCCAAAACCGATTATCAATACAGCATCCGCGGGAATGCGACTGATGATGAAAGTGAAAAATGCACCACCGGATTCAGGAAATGTGTTGGAGCCTTCTTCAGAACCTCACCGAATTTATGGAGAGACCATTTTGCCCGTTCCTTCTAAAAATACAAAGATTGCCATGTTAGCAGGACTTGGGTTAGGTTTGGCGTATATGTTTTTGAAAGTGAAGACTTCGAAGAAATAGGAATATGTAAGACTTTTAGACAATAGACGGATAGATAATAGACGGATAGACAATAGACGGATAGATGATAGACGGATAGATAATAGACCATACATATTTTGTCTATAATCTATCCGTCTATCATCTTTCTGTCAAATAAAAATATTTTGCAATATTCCCTCCAGCTACTTGGCTCTTATTACTTTTGCCTTTTTACTTTTAAGGATTAAGGATTAGATTTCACAGCATCATACATCATTGAGTCCTTTTGCTGATCGGTATAATCGTATTTGTAATTATAAAAAGAAGATTCCCAGTCACCATATCCTACATTTGGAATAATGATGAATTTTTTTCCGAAATCATTAGCTGAATTTTTTACAGCCGATGATCTTTCTGCTTCTGTTTTCTTATCAAAAATATTCGAGAAATCTGCAAGGTTATCGCCTAAAAGTAAAACGATATTATAATTTTTAGCAATATCATTTCGTCTGCTTTCTTTACTGCTTTCTTTAGAACGTACAATTAGATTGTTTTCATTCTGAAGTGGGAAATTGTATTTTTTCAGATTCTTTAAAGTTCCGGTACGTTCATTTTCTGTACGGTTGGTTACATAATATACCTGAACACCTTTGCTGGCCGCATATTGGTAAAACTCCTGAGAACCGGTCAACGGAGTGGCTGCACCTTTCGCAGTCCATTCTTCCCAAGTTTTTTGGTCATAACTTTTACCCATTTTTGCTCTTTCAACAGCATAATAGGAATTATCAAGAAAAGTCTCATCAATATCTGAAACAATGGCTAAAGGTTTATCCGATTTTTGTGCTAAAGCCTCATCCAGACGCAATTTTGCAATATTATAAGCCTGCAGACAAAGGGCTTCATATTCGGCAGCCCTCTGCTGATAAAAAGCGGCATATATTTTCCCGTCACGATTAAGATTTTCGTAAGGCGTATGTTGAGCTGAAGTTTCTGGTGATGCTGTTTTACAAGATGTCATTAAAGCCAGCGCACAGCTTCCGATAATCAGACTGAAATTTTTCATTGAAATAAATTAGAGAGAAACAAAGCTATGACAATTTGATTTTTGTCACAACTTTTTTCCTGATTTCTGATGATTTCAAATCTTTATCAACTGATTTTCGGAGAATTATAATGTTGATTTTAAGCTAATCTAAATTTGACTTATTTAATTAAAATTTATAAACAATAGCATTAATATTCATTCCCGCCCCCACTGAAGCAAAAAGTACAATATCTCCTTTTTCTATTTGATGAAGGTCTAATTCATCCTTCAGAATCATCGATAATAAAGAAGGAATAGTTGCTACACTGCTGTTTCCTAGCTTTTCAATAACCATCGGCATTACATTTTCCGGAACTTGCTTGTCGTAAAGTTGGTAAAATCTTTCAACAATTGCTTCATCCATCTTTTCATTAGCCTGATGAATAATAATTTTGTTCAGCTGATCGATAGAATATCCGCTTTTATCAAGACATTGTTTCATCGCATCCGGAACCTTTACCAAGGCAAATTCATAGATCTTTCTGCCATCCATTTTAATGTATTTGGTATCCTGGCAAGCATCATTATTATATGATTTTCCAAAGTATAAATAATCTTTTTCTTTGAAAGTAAAGGAAGCCGAAAGATGAGATTTTAGCCCCGATTCATCGCTACTTGTTTCTAAAACCACAGCTCCTGCGCCATCGGCATAGATCATACTGTCTCTGTCGTGAATATCAACTACTCGGGAAAGTGTTTCCGCACCGATTACCAAACATTTTTTAGCAATACCTGATCTGATAAAAGCATTGGCTTGAATCACACCTTCAATCCAGCCCGGACAACCGAACAGAACATCATAGGCAACACAGAAATTATTTTTTATCTGAAGTAAATGTTTCACTCGCGCCGCAAGACAAGGCACGGCATCCGATTGCACAGTTCCGAATTTTACATCACCAAAATTATGAGCAAATATAATATAATCAAGCGTTTCCGGATCTATTCCTGAATCTTCGATGGCCTTTTGAGCGGCTATTAATCCCAAGTCAGAAGTTACCTGATCGGCACTCGCATACCGCCTTTCTTCAATTCCTGTGATTTTTTTGAGTTTTGAGGTTATGGTTGCATTGTTCTCCTTTAGAGCGCTACCATCCTGACTTAAAAATAGGTGGTTATCGAAAAATAAATTAGTAATCGTTTCTGAAGGGATATAGTTTCCCACTCCGATAATCTTGCTTGTCATTTATACTTTGATATTCAGTATTTTAAATGTTAGAGGCCTGAATAAGTGCGTAAATATAATGATTAAATAGTAGAATTTGAATTTATTAGTAAAAGTTAATATAATTTAATAGAGTTTAGCATAATAACCGTTCTCCTTTTGAGTGTGATTTAATGAAAAATGAAATTTAATGAAAATGTGTCAATTTAGATTGTTTCAAAATAAAAAACCACTACCAATCAGTGCGATGGCAATGGTTTTTGAAATTTGTTAGTACGAATATTATTTTTAAACTACTTCATATTGGCTTTAATTTTTTCTTCTACATTTCTCCAGTCATAGATATGAAAAACTCGCCCGTTGCTCATCGCTACGAAGATGCCTTTCGGATATTTTGGACCTAAATTCACATGGGTTACCTCTGAACCATCACTTTCTTTTGTGGAGACAGGTATCTCGGCAATAATCCCTTTCGACGGATTTTCTCTTAAATAGACATTAAAAGTATCTTTCTGCTGATTGGAAACCAGAATATAACCCGTATTCGATGAAGTAGGG
The sequence above is a segment of the Chryseobacterium sp. MYb264 genome. Coding sequences within it:
- a CDS encoding cysteine hydrolase family protein gives rise to the protein MNKALLVMDMQLSILNRVEDSSNLVNNVAKAIKKAREEGIPVIFVVLGFRNRIPEVNENNKIFSEFKKHLANVDMSDWSTIHPDLKVEKDDIIVTKRRVSAFSGSDLEVVLRGMNIQHLVLTGIATSGIVLSTVREAADKDFELTVISDCCTDSDSEVHQVLMEKVFPKQAEVISLNEW
- a CDS encoding cytochrome-c peroxidase, which gives rise to MKNVISWIVVLFLTVSLLNNCLSNKVNKEINEKASFMAKLRKLYSSGDSSNWPKALLDPEAVPHFSEIGHLPEVQYPQDNPYSAEKALLGKTLFYDPRLSGSNQIACASCHDPELGWCDNRTFSFGHDRQLGSRNAMSILNVAYAATLFWDGRAASLEDQSQMPIQDKKEMSEHIDIAAGKIAKIKGYEALFEKAFGDKMVTKDKIAKAIATFERTIKSPPSKFDQFIDGKEDAFTDNELMGLHLFRTKAQCINCHNSGYFSNNRFENTGTSLLGSKQEDLGRYLVTKNPEDAGKFRVTSLREITRTGPWMHNGAFMTMVDVIQFYSKGNPEPPKKRSTVYEGVTLHSEKSQMLRLLELTDEEVAQLEAFLGTLSTKTQRITPPQLPQ
- a CDS encoding glycoside hydrolase family 88 protein; the encoded protein is MSKLIQSEFEWADKQYKYLMKTVPEDKMPQSFKDGKLITKDISWWCSGFYPGSLWMIYEQTKDPEIRKEAEKRLKMIEPNKTFTRDHDLGFMMFCSFGNAYRITKNPEYKNIILTSAESLSTRFRPNMQAILSWDKMADFKGPVIIDNMMNLEMLMWASQNGGSKKLEEVAVTHANTTIKNHFRRDFSSYHVIDYDVNTGDVLNKKTFQGYADSSAWARGQGWALYGYTMMYRLTKDKKYVMQAQNIAKFILNHPSMPEDKIPYWDFDDPKIPNVPRDASAAAIIASALLELGQYSNGEEKQHYIDTAKQIIVSLSGEKYQAKLNENGGFLLMHSTGGLPLNSEIDVPLIYADYYFLEALKRYKDWYL
- a CDS encoding MFS transporter; protein product: MSKISNISTFQAFRSTNYTLYFFGRSVSQFGTWMQRTAVVWVIYSMTHSAFMLGLTIFAEQFPSFIFSAFGGVAADRYNRYKIVQITQILSLIQASILAFLVMTGHQNIWSFLILSVFLGIINAYDVPARQSMINEVVEDDDDLQSALSLSAAMASLAKLLGPALSGIILQKFGAGTCFLINAGSFAAVMASIYFMKIKTIPKKSIKKGTFTELAEGFKYIKQQPSIMWVIVMLCITGLFILPYDTLIPVYAKEIFNGDAQTFGYISSFIGAGAVLATVILASLKKGTSMRNILILSSIILSIGLICFSYTTNFYVSMFFAAVTGFGAVAQFTTCNIIVQSEVIPEMRSRAISILLTAIFGMLPLGSLLTGFVSERIGAQKTLLIEGIFGILIALFFRNLLFKKAKAKPVDQGLLDQSEEEFINKI
- a CDS encoding 5'-nucleotidase, lipoprotein e(P4) family encodes the protein MKNFSLIIGSCALALMTSCKTASPETSAQHTPYENLNRDGKIYAAFYQQRAAEYEALCLQAYNIAKLRLDEALAQKSDKPLAIVSDIDETFLDNSYYAVERAKMGKSYDQKTWEEWTAKGAATPLTGSQEFYQYAASKGVQVYYVTNRTENERTGTLKNLKKYNFPLQNENNLIVRSKESSKESRRNDIAKNYNIVLLLGDNLADFSNIFDKKTEAERSSAVKNSANDFGKKFIIIPNVGYGDWESSFYNYKYDYTDQQKDSMMYDAVKSNP
- a CDS encoding VOC family protein gives rise to the protein MELSDNITAFHHVSIKAQNFEETIGFYIKLGFEVVHGWSLPEFNLEKCAMLHHQKINYYLEICDKNAEMPTQGRRRLENEEYTENALLHICFMVKDAESARTKALEYGAKDLSEGVFQLDLINKNKSVNVKNSLVYSPNGEVIEFLENVNFG
- a CDS encoding SDR family NAD(P)-dependent oxidoreductase, with amino-acid sequence MKSKEAFRESLIGKTVVITGGTSGVGRATAEAFALEGCNIIIAARGQEALDETVALCRGLGVGAKGIPTDVSIASDVQNLANKALQFNGRIDIWVNNAGVMSSGRFEEIPMDINEQVIKTNLFGYMHGAYSVLPIFKKQEDGILINNVSIGGFMPAPYSAVYSATKFGIRGMMECLHGEISDFKNIHICNLYPQIQRSTGNMHSAKFSGLDFKIPPFAADPRDTAAKIVELAKNPRKDLFPDFTSLMLKNIYGLFPKPIINTASAGMRLMMKVKNAPPDSGNVLEPSSEPHRIYGETILPVPSKNTKIAMLAGLGLGLAYMFLKVKTSKK
- a CDS encoding TetR/AcrR family transcriptional regulator produces the protein MSSGTEQDQLSTQILKTASALYLKFGMKKVTMDDISKAIGKSRTSIYYYFKNREEVFQAVLDNLVKEVISEIDFNMNKKQTFEEKVQAFCMTKIKTSEERTSFFIAIEAGMNAEEKSRHTEVIREVHQRLMTAEGNLLFKAFSESINTQNIPEVSMKEQETIIFILLSSIRGIRREMGLKNNFENLQDTVNTLTSMVIKHIS
- a CDS encoding winged helix-turn-helix transcriptional regulator, producing the protein MRKENSTNSMNEKALQNFCNASKTLMMISGRWKLSILFKLLDENINYSEFKVLLPEISDRTLSKQLNEMIQDELISKEKDKTSSIYSLTEKGRKLQLVLSSLSDFQK
- a CDS encoding 3-oxoacyl-ACP synthase III family protein gives rise to the protein MTSKIIGVGNYIPSETITNLFFDNHLFLSQDGSALKENNATITSKLKKITGIEERRYASADQVTSDLGLIAAQKAIEDSGIDPETLDYIIFAHNFGDVKFGTVQSDAVPCLAARVKHLLQIKNNFCVAYDVLFGCPGWIEGVIQANAFIRSGIAKKCLVIGAETLSRVVDIHDRDSMIYADGAGAVVLETSSDESGLKSHLSASFTFKEKDYLYFGKSYNNDACQDTKYIKMDGRKIYEFALVKVPDAMKQCLDKSGYSIDQLNKIIIHQANEKMDEAIVERFYQLYDKQVPENVMPMVIEKLGNSSVATIPSLLSMILKDELDLHQIEKGDIVLFASVGAGMNINAIVYKF